Proteins co-encoded in one Brassica oleracea var. oleracea cultivar TO1000 chromosome C4, BOL, whole genome shotgun sequence genomic window:
- the LOC106341295 gene encoding mitogen-activated protein kinase kinase kinase YODA-like gives MSYGSWFLDETPLPKLGFLGQGNYGYVTLVRNNDGLLMAKKTSFLKYSEDLEKEVRIMDRFFSINFNTVRATSPAVSYETMPFNVKVCSIHMEVAPHGSLKDMLTKAGGTLPENVIGYCIFQVLEGLRDLHQHGYVHCDLKPENILIFPSYAQEDLCELKLGDFGSAKEPNGPDPVDGSLFEDNPGYLAPEAVGPRGVISSAVDIWSLGTMVIEMMGITISGWSDYVPGTLSQMTWDFVRRCRVRNPRARVTAEELMSHSFVNQSLGAPPLELLPVPSCLSNGVVQGRLF, from the coding sequence ATGTCATATGGTTCGTGGTTTTTAGACGAGACTCCATTACCAAAACTAGGCTTTCTCGGGCAAGGAAACTATGGCTATGTCACCCTGGTTCGAAACAACGATGGACTACTCATGGCTAAGAAAACATCTTTCCTCAAATACTCAGAGGATCTCGAGAAAGAAGTAAGGATCATGGATCGCTTCTTTTCAATCAATTTCAACACCGTGAGAGCCACGAGCCCTGCTGTTTCCTACGAAACCATGCCATTCAACGTGAAAGTCTGTTCCATTCACATGGAAGTCGCACCACATGGTTCACTCAAAGACATGCTGACCAAAGCCGGTGGGACATTACCGGAGAACGTCATCGGTTATTGCATTTTCCAGGTTCTTGAAGGGCTCAGGGATCTTCACCAACACGGTTATGTCCATTGTGATCTCAAGCCAGAGAACATACTCATCTTCCCGAGCTATGCTCAGGAAGATCTTTGCGAGCTCAAACTTGGTGACTTCGGTTCGGCTAAGGAACCCAATGGACCTGATCCAGTGGATGGGTCTTTGTTCGAGGACAATCCGGGTTATTTGGCTCCTGAGGCGGTCGGGCCACGTGGAGTGATCTCGTCGGCGGTTGATATCTGGTCCTTAGGTACCATGGTGATTGAGATGATGGGTATTACTATAAGTGGATGGAGTGATTACGTGCCGGGGACTCTATCGCAGATGACTTGGGACTTTGTGAGGAGATGTAGAGTGCGGAATCCGAGGGCTAGAGTCACCGCGGAGGAGCTCATGAGTCATTCTTTTGTTAACCAAAGTCTTGGGGCTCCACCGCTTGAGCTGCTTCCAGTTCCTTCTTGCTTAAGTAATGGAGTGGTTCAAGGAAGGCTTTTCTAG